TCCTGGGGTCATCCATCTCGGTAAGGTCGAGTATCTGTCCTGTATGGAGCATTACGTCTGTAAGAGTAATGGTCTCCTCAACATTGAGCCCCCTGAGGAATGCCGCCATTAAAAATGCCGATACCTGGTAATCGGGCACCTCTTCAGAGAGGTATCCCTTTATGAGGAACTGAAACTCCTCTTTGTTCAGGCACCCCCCGTCCCGTTTCTTTTTAATGATGTCATATGCACGCATGGTAAATATGTTAACATACGGGGCTTAAAGAGCGCACGTTTTTGCGCCTCATAAATTAATCAACCCGAGCAGAATGCTGGCATAATAATTGCTTCTAAATTATTACTATTAAATTTTTTGTTCTGACAGCCGATAAAAGAATTAAGGAGCGTGTTTATTATGGTCTTACGTGAGGCAAAAGAGATTGTGGGAATCCTGATGGAGAGTAACGTTTACTTTGAACTCAGTCTCCGGGAGAGACTCCGCCTCATAAAACACATACTCAGCACATCCCGGACTGAAACCCAACGGCCTGCCTGAATCCTACATCCCGAATTCCCTGTCTATTGTTGCCTTGACATCTTCGATTTTTTTACCTTCCTTGTAAGTCTGGGAAGCCCTCAAGGCCTCCTGCTGACAGAGTAGTCAACCCGCCCCGTGATTTCCTGTAAAGCAGCTCAGAAGGCTCTTGTGATAGAAAGGGGGCTCACTACAGTTGCAGTAGCAGTAGACCTGGTCCAAAACCTCCGGATTTTCCCGGGCTGCTGCATAAGCTGAACGGGTCAGACCTGTAAACATTGCAGGATCTATCACAGGACGTGTCTCTCCCCCTTTGACAAAGAAGGACTTTCCGTCGTTTTTTTGCGAGTTGGTAAAAGGAATTTTACCGGAGACAGCAAGTACAAGGATGAGCACTGAAAGGGCAAAGACAATCCAGATAACAGGGGGTTTGCCCTTCTTCTCTGAAACTTTCTGCTTCTTCTTTCCCTTGTTAGCCATTCCCCCCTCAACCCCTTTTCAAATTTAAACAAATACTACCAAATATATTTACACAAAAAGATGAAGAAAATATGAAAATCGCCCCCAAAACCTTTTATAACAAAACACAGACTTCCTGAATATTCAGAAGGATATGTATTTGCCTAAAAAATTACTGAAATCAGAAGCTTACACCTGCCTCTATGAATGGTCCTTTAAATTCCATAGATGCCCTTACGTCATTATGGTCTATCTTGATCTTTTCATATCTGTATCCGCCGGCAATAAAGACAGGGCCTACGGGTTTTACCTTCATCCTGGCTATGAGGTCATAATAACTGTTTGAACCGTATGTAATTCCCCTTATCTCCGCCTCAATGCTGAACAAATCAACAGGTTTTAACTGGACTGCGGCATAGATCATGGGGATCGGAAGGGTATAGCTTGCAGATTCCGACTGATCTCCCTGGGAGATCTTTGCTTCAAAGTCAATAATCCTCAGGTTTAAACCCAATTCCACATTGAGACTGCCGGCAGTGGCAGTATTGAGAAAGGGCAGGGAGTAATAAACCGCAATGTCATAGTGGTCTGCCTTCAGTACTGAATTAAACGGAACCGTTGGATCAAACGTTTTATTTCCGAATGTAAAGCTCAAATCCTTGGACCCCTGGCCTTCATACTTCATCGGGGTTGCCATGAAGTAGATATTCGGAAGAAAGAGCGGCAGGTCAGCCTTTACCCGGAGATAGGGTCTGGCCTTGCTGTCATACTTGAGGTTTTCCTTAAGATCAAGGTTGTTTTCAACCAAGTCATTACTACTGTACTGCAGATCACCTGATGGGGCCTGATTCCAGTATCCTACTGCTGCCTCAAGACCAAGTGCATAAGTTCTACCTGGCGTGATAAGGAGTAGAACCGTAAAGACCACCGTCAAGGGGATTAAAAAACCAAATTTTTTCACCTGAAACCTCCTTGGAAATTAAAAATATCTTTTAGACCAACACATGGTCATAATATGCATCCAAGTGTTAAAATAGACCAGCCTATCAGAAAACTTACGCTAAGTATAGCATTTTTAACTGATTTAGACAATGAAAAATTCTTTTTATGGAGGAAGTTGTGGGGAAGAATATTGTACATAAGATTTTTGAGGCTCACCTTGTAAAGGGTGAGCTTAAAAAAGGGGAAACTGTCTCCCTGAGAGTGGATGAAGTCTATACACAGGATGCTACAGGCACCATGGCCTGGCTCCAGTTTGAGGCTATGGTGCTTGAAAGGGTAAAGGGCCCCCTTGCGGTGAGCTATGTTGACCATAACATGATTCAATCCAACCACATGAATCCTGATGACCACCTTTTCCTGCAGACCGCAGCGGCAAGGTTCGGCGCCTGGTTTTCAAAGCCCGGCAACGGAATATGCCATCAGGTCAATCTTGAGAGGTTTGCAAGCCCGGGCTGGATTACCCTCGGAACCGACAGCCATACACCGACAAACGGCGGCATGGGTATGATTGCCATCGGGGTTGGCGGGCTGGATGCCGCCACAGCTATGGCTGGGATGCCCTTTGAGATAAAAATGCCGGAGGTAGTGCTTGTAAGGCTTGCAGGTAGACTCAGGCGGCCCTCGGCTACAGCCATGGAAGTCATTCTTGAACTCCTGAGGAGGCTTACAGTCAAGGGTGGAGTGGGAAAGATTTTTGAGTATGGCGGCCCGGGGGTCGCTGACCTCAATGTCACGGAAAGGGCAACCATTACAAACATGGGCGCAGAACTTGGCGCTACCACATCCGTTTTTCCGTCTGATGAAAGAACAGCACACTTCCTCAGGGCACAGGGCAGAGAAGAAGACTGGTCGGAACTCAGGGCAGACGAAGGTGCTCAATATGACGGGGTTGTCGAGATAGATCTGAGCAGCCTTGAGCCCCTGATTGCCCAGCCACATAGTCCGGACAATGTTGTCAGGATCAGGGATATCTCGGGCAAAAAGGTACATCAGGTATGTATCGGAAGCTGTACAAACTCCTCCTATCAGGCGATGAGGGCAGTTGCAT
This region of Nitrospirota bacterium genomic DNA includes:
- a CDS encoding CYCXC family (seleno)protein; the protein is MANKGKKKQKVSEKKGKPPVIWIVFALSVLILVLAVSGKIPFTNSQKNDGKSFFVKGGETRPVIDPAMFTGLTRSAYAAARENPEVLDQVYCYCNCSEPPFYHKSLLSCFTGNHGAGULLCQQEALRASQTYKEGKKIEDVKATIDREFGM
- a CDS encoding TIGR04219 family outer membrane beta-barrel protein; the protein is MKKFGFLIPLTVVFTVLLLITPGRTYALGLEAAVGYWNQAPSGDLQYSSNDLVENNLDLKENLKYDSKARPYLRVKADLPLFLPNIYFMATPMKYEGQGSKDLSFTFGNKTFDPTVPFNSVLKADHYDIAVYYSLPFLNTATAGSLNVELGLNLRIIDFEAKISQGDQSESASYTLPIPMIYAAVQLKPVDLFSIEAEIRGITYGSNSYYDLIARMKVKPVGPVFIAGGYRYEKIKIDHNDVRASMEFKGPFIEAGVSF